From the genome of Halomonas sp. LR3S48:
AGGGCAAGGCCGCCGAGGCACTGGCGATCTCCGCCATCGCCTCCTTCATCGGTAGCCTGGTTGCAACGGTGGGCCTGATCCTGCTGGCACCGGTGCTGGCCCGCTTCGCCCTGACCTTCGGGCCGGCCGAGTACTTCGCGCTGTTCCTGCTGGCGTTCGCCACCCTGGGCGGCATCACCGGCAAGAACCCCGTCAAGACGGTGGTGGCGGCCTGCCTCGGGTTGATGGTGGCTACCGTGGGTATCGACTCCACCGGCGTGCAGCGCTACACCTTCGGTACCCTGGAGCTCTACGAGGGTATCGACTTCATCATCGCCATCGTCGGTCTGTTCGCCATCTCGGAGCTGCTGTTCTTCATCGAGGAGCGTGCCGGCGGCGGCAAGAAGAAGATGGTCGTCAACAAGCTCAAGCTCAGTTGGGCCGACATTCGCAACATCCTGCCGTCGAGTCTGCGCGGCGGTGTCCTCGGCTTCATCGCCGGCGTTCTGCCCGGTGCCGGAGCATCGCTTGGCAGCTTCATCGGCTACACCCTCGAGAAGAAGGTGGTGGGCAAGAAGGGCTTCTTTGGCCAGGGCGACCCGCGCGGCGTGGCCGGCCCCGAGGCGGGCAACAATGGTGCCTCGAGCGGCGCCCTGGTGCCCATGCTGACGCTGGGCGTGCCGGGCAGCGGCACCACCGCGGTGCTGCTGGCGCTGCTGATCTCGCTCAACATCACCCCCGGGCCGCTGATGTTCACCCAGAACGCGGACATCGTGTGGGGCGTGATCGCGGCGCTGCTGATCGGCAACTTCCTGCTGCTGATACTGAACATTCCCCTGGTCGGCATCTTCGTCAAGCTGCTGTCGGTGCCGCCGATGTACCTGCTGCCGTGCGTGACGATGATCGCCTTTGTCGGCATCTACTCGATCAGCAACACCACCTTCGACCTCTACTTCATGGTGGCCTTCGGTGTCGCCGGCTATGTGCTGCGCAAGCTCGAGATCCCGTTGGTGCCGGTCATCCTCGGCTTGCTGTTGGGGCCGGAGATGGAGAAGAACCTGAGCCACGCCATGGACATTTCCGACGGCGACTGGACCATCCTGTGGAACAGCGGCCTGGCCATCGGACTGTGGGTGTTCGCCGGCGTGGGGCTGATCCTGCCCTACATCGTCGGACCCATCCTGCGGCGTCGCATGAAAGTGACGACAGCCGTCGCCAGCGGTAATCCAGAAGGCGACTGAGTCGACAATACCAACCCATCCGTCAGGGGCGCCGAGCGATCGGCGCCCCTGACTTCGTTTAGGGAGCTTCGTTCAGGGCGGGCGAGGCGCACCGGCTTGGTGCGACCTTGAGGTGCAGGCGATCTTTCCCGGCGCAAGGTTGGCCACTGGTTTGCACGACAGCGGTGCGCCAGGACGCTTACCCAATTCTGTAAGGTGTCCGTAATGGTTTGTAGATAAAGCGTTCTTCGGACTATGCCGCATGATGGCGCAAGCTTTGCAAAGGCAGGGAGCCGAGTGCTGCACGGCCAATGTCGGCCGTGCAGGACCTTCACAACAAGTCCCTCCCGCAGGAGGGCGCAAGGAGGTTCGAGTGAACGCTTCCCGTCGCATCATGCCTTTCCCGCTTCGTCCCACTGCTGCAGCGCTGCTTGCGTCGATCGCCTTCGGTGCGGCCGGCCAGGCGCTGGCCCAGGAGGATCCGATCAAGGTGGGTATCCTGCATTCGCTGTCCGGCACCATGGCGATCAGCGAATCGACCCTCAAGGACACCGTCGAAATGCTGATCGAGCAGCAGAACGAGCAGGGCGGCCTGCTGGGGCGTCAGCTCGAGGCGGTGGTGGTGGACCCGGCTTCCAACTGGCCGCTGTTTGCCGAGCGTGCCCGCGAGCTGCTCGAGCAGCACGAGGTGGATGTGGTGTTCGGCAACTGGACTTCGGTGTCGCGCAAGGCGGTGCTGCCGGTGTTCGAAGAGCTCAACGGCCTGCTGTTCTATCCGGTGCAGTACGAGGGCGAAGAGTCCTCCGAGAACGTCTTCTATACCGGAGCCGCGCCCAACCAGCAGGCGATCCCGGCGGTGGAGTACCTGATCAACGAGGTGGGCGTGGAGCGCTTCGTGCTGCTCGGCACCGATTATGTCTACCCGCGCACCACCAACCGCATCCTCGAAGCCTTCCTCAAGGAGGAGCACGGCCTCGCCGACGAGGACATCATGATCAACTACACGCCGTTCGGTCACTCCGACTGGCAGAACATCGTCGCCGAGGTGCGCCGCTTCGGCAGCGAGGGCAAGAAGACGGCAGTGGTCTCGACCATCAACGGCGATGCCAACGTGCCGTTCTATCGTGAACTGGCCAACCAGGGCATCGATGCCGCCGACATTCCGGTCATTGCCTTCTCGGTGGGCGAGCAGGAGCTCTCCGGCATCGATACCGCTCCGTTGGTGGGTCACCTGGCGGCGTGGAACTATTTCATGAGCGTCGACAGCGATACCAACTATGACTTCATCGACGCCTGGATCGATTACGTCGGCGACGAGGAAGCGGTGACCAACGACCCCATGGAAGCGCATTACATCGGCTTCAACATGTGGGCCGAGGCGGTGCGCAAGGCCGGCACCACCGACGTCGATGCGGTCAAGGACGCCATCATCGGCGTGACTGTGCCCAACCTGACTGGCGGCTATGCGGCGATGATGCCCAACCACCACATCACCAAGCCGGTGCTGATCGGCGAGGTGCAGGACAACGGCCAGTTCGACATCGTCTGGCAGACGCCTTCCAGCGTGGCTGGCGATGCCTGGTCCGACTACCTGCCGGGTTCGCGTGACCTGATCGCCGACTGGCGCAAGCCCATGGAGTGCGGCAACTTCAACGTGGCCAATGGCAGCTGTGGCGGCAGTACCGCTGCGGAAGAAGCCGAAGCGGCGCTGGCCGAGTAAAGACCCATCCCCCGCTGCCATGTGGCAGCGGGGGAGCACGCCTTCTCTACCGATCACGAGGAACTCTCCGATGAGATATCCCCCCATGCCCGGGCCAGCGGCGGCCGGGGCGAGGGCCGGCAGCGCTGCCTCCCGCGGTGATCGCGTGTCCGTGACGATGGGCTCGTGGTTGCTTGTCCTCGCTGTTGCCCTCGCGCTCGCACTTGGCCTGACGCTGGCCACTCCCGCTGCGGCGCAGGGTGAGCCTGCTGCCGGCGATGACGATGCGATCGAGTTGCTCGAGGCATTGGAAGTATCCTCCTTTTCCGCCAAGGGTGAGGCCATCGAGGCCATCGTGCGTAGCGACGACTCCCGCGCCCGCGCTTGGCTTCAAGCACTGCTCGACGGGCGCCTGCAGCGTACCGACGAAGGCCGCTTCGTGGTGGTGCTCGAGAACACAGGTCGCGAATGGCCGGTACAGGATGCCCTGACCGGCGAGGCGCTGGGAAAGATGTCGCGCCGGGAGCTCGAGCGAGTGGGTATCAACAATGCCCTGCGCAACCAGCTGCGCAGCGCCATTGCCGTGGTCGATCTCTATGCCGCCGACGACGGGCTGCGGCGGGCTTCCGCCGAGCGGCTGCTGGGTGAAGTCGATGACGACCTGGCGGGGCCGCTGGCCGAGGTAATCGAGGAAGAGCCGGATGCACAAGTGCGCGAGCGCCTGGTGCAGGCCCTGGCCATTCATCGGCTCGAACAGGGCGAGATCGAGGCGATGGACGACCTGCGCGGCAGCCTGCATCCCCGCGTGCGAGTGGCTCTCAATCGCGCCATGAACGGTGATGATCCGATGGTGGCCGATGCCGCCCGCGAGGCGTTGAACAGTATCGAGCAGATGCTCAAGGTCAACCGTGCCGTGGAGACGCTCTACTTCGGCCTGTCGCTAGGGTCGGTGCTGGTGCTGGCCGCCATCGGCCTGGCCATCACTTTCGGCGTGATGGGCGTGATCAACATGGCCCACGGCGAGCTGATCATGCT
Proteins encoded in this window:
- a CDS encoding tripartite tricarboxylate transporter permease, which produces METLGFLIDGFGVALAPHNLMFALMGAFLGTLIGALPGLGPANGVAILIPLAFSLGLAPETAMIMLTAVYAGAMYGGRISSILLNIPGDEPAMMTCLDGYPMAQQGKAAEALAISAIASFIGSLVATVGLILLAPVLARFALTFGPAEYFALFLLAFATLGGITGKNPVKTVVAACLGLMVATVGIDSTGVQRYTFGTLELYEGIDFIIAIVGLFAISELLFFIEERAGGGKKKMVVNKLKLSWADIRNILPSSLRGGVLGFIAGVLPGAGASLGSFIGYTLEKKVVGKKGFFGQGDPRGVAGPEAGNNGASSGALVPMLTLGVPGSGTTAVLLALLISLNITPGPLMFTQNADIVWGVIAALLIGNFLLLILNIPLVGIFVKLLSVPPMYLLPCVTMIAFVGIYSISNTTFDLYFMVAFGVAGYVLRKLEIPLVPVILGLLLGPEMEKNLSHAMDISDGDWTILWNSGLAIGLWVFAGVGLILPYIVGPILRRRMKVTTAVASGNPEGD
- the urtA gene encoding urea ABC transporter substrate-binding protein, whose product is MPFPLRPTAAALLASIAFGAAGQALAQEDPIKVGILHSLSGTMAISESTLKDTVEMLIEQQNEQGGLLGRQLEAVVVDPASNWPLFAERARELLEQHEVDVVFGNWTSVSRKAVLPVFEELNGLLFYPVQYEGEESSENVFYTGAAPNQQAIPAVEYLINEVGVERFVLLGTDYVYPRTTNRILEAFLKEEHGLADEDIMINYTPFGHSDWQNIVAEVRRFGSEGKKTAVVSTINGDANVPFYRELANQGIDAADIPVIAFSVGEQELSGIDTAPLVGHLAAWNYFMSVDSDTNYDFIDAWIDYVGDEEAVTNDPMEAHYIGFNMWAEAVRKAGTTDVDAVKDAIIGVTVPNLTGGYAAMMPNHHITKPVLIGEVQDNGQFDIVWQTPSSVAGDAWSDYLPGSRDLIADWRKPMECGNFNVANGSCGGSTAAEEAEAALAE
- the urtB gene encoding urea ABC transporter permease subunit UrtB, giving the protein MGSWLLVLAVALALALGLTLATPAAAQGEPAAGDDDAIELLEALEVSSFSAKGEAIEAIVRSDDSRARAWLQALLDGRLQRTDEGRFVVVLENTGREWPVQDALTGEALGKMSRRELERVGINNALRNQLRSAIAVVDLYAADDGLRRASAERLLGEVDDDLAGPLAEVIEEEPDAQVRERLVQALAIHRLEQGEIEAMDDLRGSLHPRVRVALNRAMNGDDPMVADAAREALNSIEQMLKVNRAVETLYFGLSLGSVLVLAAIGLAITFGVMGVINMAHGELIMLGAYTAWAMQQLLPGQPGLALMLAIPAGFLVAALAGITIERGVIQFLKGRPLETLLATFGVSLILQQLVRTAISPLNRTVVTPEWMSGSIAVNDALSLTLNRMYVLGFALVVFAALMLIMRRTRLGLEVRAVTQNRAMARSMGIRATRVDILTFALGSGVAGLAGVALSQLTNVGPNLGQNYIIDSFMVVVFGGVGNLWGTLVAGLSLGVINQVLEPWAGAVMAKIIVLVFIILFIQKRPRGLFPQKGRAAEG